A region of the Columba livia isolate bColLiv1 breed racing homer chromosome 23, bColLiv1.pat.W.v2, whole genome shotgun sequence genome:
CTCAATTCTTTGCTTAATTGCAGCAATTTGGTTTCCGAGAGCAAAGTCTCgcaggaaggcaaatggcagCAAAGTGACCCGAGTGCTCCATGGCAGCACGTggaaaagggggggaaaagtCAGGATCACTGCAGGCAGCGagtgaacaaacaaaactcagtTCTTAGAAAGCTGCTAGAAGTGCGAGCGGTCACCCAGGCAGCTCCCACTGCTCCTACAACACAGGGTGAGTGACCTCCCCAAAAGAGCCCAGCCCAGACTGAATTCATCAGATGTACCCATAACACTAAAGGGTGTTTTACCCAACAGcaccagcagtgctgagccAGTGTCACTGGTGACAGAGCACAAAGCACTTCAGCTCTAAAATGCAATTGAATTCACCAAGGAAACGCTTTTGAaaaccatttttatttaaataagactttaaatacattaagcattaaaaatgaaaccaaaaatctgttctttcacAGGGCATTAGGCAGGTTGCTAGTGACACATAAGCTCTGCGGCTCTATCTACAATGGCATCGGTTATATTAGTCCAAAATTGATCCCTTGTCAGAAGTTTAACCCCAGGTAACGGTTCCTTTGGGTACACCAGCCCGGCAGCTCGGGGCTCACGCGGTACCAGCACCCGCCAGGCCTGAACTGCAACATCCAGCCTCAAAGTCCCTCTTCGGTCACTCCTCTTGTTCAAAGTCACGCGTCCCCACGTCCCTCTGccaccaggagctgcccagAGAGAAGGCACCATGGCCCCAGGTGGTGTCACAGCTCCCACTCGGTGCCTCGCTGTCGGGGACCATGGGAAGCACCAGAATTCCCATCCACGGggctggaagagcagctggactGCGGAGCGATCCGGGCAGCCTGACAGTCCCTTGGCTTAACTCGGAACATCTGGTTACTTTTGGCTTCAGGCTGGACCACGCCAAACGCCCGATTTACCTCTGTTAAATGAGGGACAGCAAGACGAGATAGCATGGGCTCGTGTCAGTTTATTACATTACTGAATTACACTAGTCCAGACTGAACAGTGGACCCAAGATCGTTACATTACACAAACCGGCTGGTTTTAAACTTATGACAAGGGAGAGGTGGGAATTTCATGGTAAGGAAATCTTCTTGCATAAAGCTTCAGTGAGCCACAGGCACTTAAAACCCATGGACTTTCAGCTGGTCGTCTTTAGCCAGTCCAatctgcaagaaagaaaatgcactttGCAGCACATGGAGGCAGACAAGCCTCTGTGAGCAGCCACACAGACATGGCAAACTTCTGCTCCCCCCTAAAGTATGGAATAGAGATTAGATTGCAGCTTCAGAATCTTGCTGGATGGTATTTGCCTCAAGCAAGACTTTCAAGAAGAGCAGACAGAGCCTCCTCCATCAGCCTGCTCTTTTAACACTAAGAAAATTAGAACCTGCATGCTCATTAAAACAGAGACTCGCATTCAGTTTAaaaatcagctaatgcatgcggCAGCCTAAAGAAATCCTACCTCCACGAGGAACTGGCATATGTTCTTGCGCTGGTCACCTTGCAACTGAATCACTTCTCCATATTCAGGGTGTTCAATTACAGTACCATTGCAGGCAAATTTctacaacaaagaaaaaagcctcCTTTAGCACGACATAAACCACAAACGCTGCTCCCAGGTGCCGCCACAGCCCCCCAGAGAATCCACACCCCAGCATCACGGGTTTCTCCAGCGACCTCCTCGCAGCACCCACCTTTTTAAAGGCTTTCACCAGTTTCTTTTTATCGTAATCATCCGCGATGCCCTGGACTGTGGTGAGGGTCTTCCTGCCGTTCCGCTGCTGGATCCTTATATGGATGTAGTCCTCAGTGCCGGCGGGGAGCAGGTCATCACCCTTACTTGCATCAGCAAAGGGGTCTGCGGAAAGCGCCCGTCACACCCCGCCCCGCTCCGTATTGGCCGCGCAACCCACCCGTCACACCCCGCCCGGCTCCCCATTGGTCGCCCAGCCCGACCATCACGAACACGTCCCGCCCCTTCCcgcctcccccccacccccgcggGACTGACGCAACCGGCCCCTGGAATAGCAACTGCGCCACGGGGCGGGGCTGCCCCAGGGCGGGGCCGCCAGGCCGCTCCCCCACCCCGGCCCGAACCGGCCGCCGCACAAAGGGCCTCACCGAAGGGTTGGAGGTTCTGGATAGCGGACATACGATACGCTTCCCTTCCCTCGGCGGAGGCTGCGGCGGCGGTGGCTGCGGAGGCGGCGGCGAAGGCTGCGGAACGCGACGGAGCGAGCGGCTCTGGGCGGGTGATGCTCTCGCAGCGGCGGCTGGAGACGCTATCAGGGGGGCGGGACTGGCGCCGCCCGCTTATATACCGCCTCCGTGTGACGCAAGCACGCACGGGAAGCGAGAGCGGCGATTGGCCGCCGGGCAGGGCGTCACGCCGCACGAACGAGCGCGGCCGCGCCCCGGCTGGCGCGGGTGCATGCGCGGTGGAGGCCCaaccggggggggggggcggcctCGCGCGGGGCGGTGCATGCGCAgtgcggcgggcgggcggccggCAGGGCCTGGGGCCGCGCTGTGCCCGGGCCTCGGGGACCCctcggggccgccccggtcccaccgcccccGGTCCGCCCCGCCGGCCTCGCCCGCGGCCTCTGCCCGCAGAGCAGCCCGCTGGGCCCGGGCAGCCCGGGCTGCGGGGCACGGGGAGGGAGACCGTGGCGTGGGGCCTGGTTCCCGGAGCGTGTGACAAGCGACGGGCGAAAGCTGCTGGAAGGCTGAAGGGTGTCGGAGGGATCACCGGGACCCACGGGGCTCCCGCGGGTGTGGGAGGCGTTTGGTCGCCGGCCCGTGTCCTGGGGAGAGGGTCTGGGCTCTGCCAGGCAGGGCAGTTCAGCTCACAGTGACCAAAACACACGGTAATGCCCCAAAATGCACAGTAATGCCCCAAAACACCCAGTAATGCCCCAAGTTGTGTTTCAAAACGCTCAGTAATGCCCCAAAACACTCAGTAATGCCCCAAGTTATGTTTCAAAATGCACAGTAATGCGCCAAAACACTCAGTAATGCCCCAAGTTGTGTTTCAAAACACTCAGTAATGCCCCAAAACACTCAGTAATGCCCCAAAATGCACAATAATGTCCCAAGTTATGTTTCAAAATGCACAGTAATGCCTCAAAACAGTAATGCCCCAAATTATGTTTCAAAACACTCAGTAATGCCCCAAAATGCATAATAATGCCCCAAgttatgttttgaaacacaccGTAATGCCCCAAAATGCAAAGTAATGCCCCAAAACACACAGTAATGCCCCAAGTTATGTTTCAAAACGCTCAGTAATGCCCCAAAACGCACAGCAATGCCTCAAAACACACAGTAATGCCCTGAAATGCTCAATAATGCCCCAAAATGCACAGTAATGCCTCAAAATGCTCCGTAATCCCCCAAAACGCACAGCCCAGGGGTGACGCCGCCGCGCTTTGGCTCTGGCAGGCCGGGTTTGGTCGCTGAGCCCAGCACAGGCCGGTTGATCCACCCTGAGCGCTTTGGGGGCGACTTTACAAGGTCCAGCCTGAGCAGACTCAGACCCAGGCTGGAGTCTTAGACGGAGTTAGacgagctttgaaggtccctcccaacccaatCTAAGCTCTGGTTCTGCGCAGAGCGTGCCCGTGTGCTGGTCACGGTGGTGACAGCCGTTCGAAGCACACGCAGCACCACACGCACATAGAAATCAGCCTTCTGAACTCGTTTTCCAAGGCTCTGAGGACACACGGGTGCTGCAGAACACAATGTTCTCAAGGGAAGGCCTGGGTGTTCTGTGATGCCAAAGGGAAACGCTCAAGGTATCACCCGAATCTGCCAGAAAATGaagctgcttatttttttattctctttaaatATGCGAAACTTATTGCGTTTCAACTCACACAGTCAGACCTCGGCAAACTCAAGCCCTCCTCGCTCGGTCCCTGTTTGCTGGCTGTCCTGCATGGCTGGTGTCGGCTCATTGTCTCCCATTCTGCATGGCCTGGGTCTCGGTGTTCAGCGTGAGCTGCTCAAGAAAGACACTTTATTGCTCTCCTGGTGCTTGCTGTCTGGCTAAAAACCCCTTGCAAACTCACGAGCGTCTCCCAGCACAAGGTAGACCTGGTGGATGAACATCACATCCAGCACAAAGATGTCCTAAAAATACACTGAAGCCCCAGATATGAAGAACAGTATATCTACACTATTAATAGGGTTGAAAGCCGTATAGCTCCAGAGCGTAAACCCCCTGGGAGCGGGTTATTGCTGCAGACGGAACGGGAATATTGTCCCCAGGGAGTCATGGGTTTATTACATTGTGTATTGGGCTGCAGATCGTTCATCtcggagcctgtcagctccttTCAGATCTCCTGCTCCCACCGTGTAGGTGTTCCTGCCAAGCTTTGGGAGCCATCTCTGAAATGCTACGTATTTTTGACAGGTTATTGGCATCTGGGTGTGCTGCCATCTGTGGGCCCTGGCAGCCATTACATGGCTTAGGTGTTGCATCATTCTTGGGGGTTTTATTTAAGATAAAGGCAAATTGTCTGTCTCGCACTAGGTAGAAGGGATAATTTGTGTTGCTGTATTTCAGTGTCTCTCTGGTATTTCTAAAGCATCTGAAGCATTTGAGATTTACAGTGCACCTTTCTGCTGGAGGCATTTCAAAGTCTTTACTACAGCAAAGGGACTTTATCGTATTTAACGTCAAACACTTGAACAGAGTCAATGGTACCTCCTGTCTTCTGGTGGCCGGGCTGGTCCCACAGCTGAGCCAGGACGCCTCTGGGAGTCAATTTATCAATGTCAGTGCAGATTCACACTGTCCATATCACATCGGGGTTTTTTCCCTCGCCACTGGACCCCCAGAGCCGTTGGTGAAACACCAAAAGTGGTGAGTGTGTGTCATTGGTGTCATTGCCATCGCTGGCGACGGGCTGAACGCCATCAGGGAAATGTTAATGGCAATTTTCAGAGCTGGATTCGGAGCAGGCACCTGCTCAGCTTCGGTTGAGCCCCCTGCACCCTCCTCAGCTCTGTCCATTGGGTGCTCGGTCCCTACCTGCTCTTGGAGGTGCCGGATCTCGGGCGTTTGTCGCGCTCCCCACGAGGTGGCAATGCTGATCTCCTTTGCAAGAGCCTCTCGGCGGGGAGCACCGCGTTGCTGCAGGTTTTTTTATGCCCAGAGCCCGGCAAATAACCATCTCCCCAGTCTGAACGCTGGCCCTGTGCGCAGGACAGTCCCACGGGGCCGTGACAATGCCCCATGAGCTGCCAGGTTTGGTTTGGGCTCGGCAGGAGGAGCGGGGAGGGCTCAGAGCGGTCTGTGACACCCGCGATATCGTCCCTCAGTCAAAGACCTGGCCCTGTGGTTGTGCTTTGGTGGCTTCTGGAAACCATCTCGGTGGCACACAGGGACCGCAGGGGGTCCCTGCGAGGCGGAAAGGCACCGACAGCAAGGGCAGGGCTGCCCAGCATCTCTATGAGACCCCAGGGTTTTGGGGGAAATGCTCTCACGTGCACCAGCCTGGGGTTGCCGCAGGTCTCATTTTTGAGTCTGGCAAAGCCATTTCACCCCGTGCTCTGAGGGGGGAGGTCTCGGTGCCTTTCCAATACACCTGGGAAATgtaacagaaaggaagaaatcatCCTGGCATTTTGCTTTActgcttctcctgcagctcAGAATTGCCCTCCAGGCTGGGACATTCCTAGAAACCAGCTTTTCTCCTCTGACATCCTTCCCGCAGCCTCTGTGTGACGGCACAGACTGGGATTCAGGATGAGCCGGATTTCTGATGCGCAGTGTTTGATCCCATTAATGAGCGAAGGCGGCTCTGGCAGGCGTCAGCCCCGGTGATTAACCTGCTCCTGGAAAGAGCCGCGGCACGGCCGGTGAGCCCGGCTGTCATGGGGCCAGCGCCGGGAATCCCAGACTGTTTGCTCAAGGACCACATTTCCTTCCCTTACACAGCTGATCCTGGCAACGCGCGTCGCAAAGCTTCCAAACCCTGGAAGCGTTTATTTAATGAGTGAGCGAACCGCTCACTGCCCACACGAGGCGGAGGCCGTGGCCTGCGGGATGCTCCTGTGACACGTGTCCATCTGTCGGGTGCTCCCGTGGCACCTGTCTGTCTGTCAGGTGCTACTGGGACATGCTGTAACAGAGACGTGCACAGGAGCGTTTCAAATGCTGCAGCGTGTCCCAGCGCAGCCCCCTCCCCTGCGACACACAAGGGTCATCTGCGGGCACATCCCGATTCCTGTGACCCTCGGACACCACTTTGGCTCCTGGTTTACCCCAGCTTCTGTTTTCTATGGTGTTTATTCACCCTCCTTCCACTGCTCAGCCTTTGCCTATCCCAGTGCTGGCTGTGGAACCTCTCCTCTCCGCGAGGTGCCAGGAGAGCTCTAAGCACTggggctcagcccagcccagccaagCTCAGCCCAGCCAAGCTGCTGAGGCTGGTGTGCAGGCACAAGCCTGGCTCACAGCCCGGCTCAGCCTCTCCCTGCCTGCAATTGTGCACAAAAAACGGGGGTGACACAGCTTCTCCCAGCTGGGAAGATCCCAGTGTCCCAAATGTGttccctgcagagaaggaaccGCTGCAGCCCCATCCAGGTCCTGTGTCCAGGGCATGATCCTGGAGAAAACCTGACACAGGAGCAGCGATCGCAGGGACTGCGAAGGGTGGGAGCAGCTCCCCGCACACCAGCAGCCCGTTCcgctctgcccagctttgctttgcccatgGGGCAGCGGGAGGTTTGCACAGATTTGGGCAGCACAGACCCCACCAGCACTCCCCAGGGTCCCCCACGGCTCTGCAGGTGTCTGGTGGAGAGCAGAGCCACTCCTCTGGGACACGGTGACCCCTGAACATGGGCCACACTGTCCCCACAGACATCTCTGTGTCCCCCGTGCTGCTCCATAACACTTAGTGATGGGGAGTGAGTCTGAAGGGTTTTCTGCAGCGGAAGGGCCCAGAGCAGTGGCGAGGGCAGCTCGAGGAGCCCCCACAGAGAACTGGGACAGGTTTGTGCATTCAGTCTCTCCCGATGCAGGACGGGAGCGTGGCGCTGCCGGCACCAGGCACAGCCAGCACCGGGCTGACTCAGAGCCTCGGCATCGGCCGTGCCGGGGAGGGATTGCCCCACACGGCAGTTCTGCGTGTCGGCCCCGGCACAGCCTGTTTGCACACGCCAGCAAACCCACTCTTGCCAGGCACGTCCTGCTTTTCTGCAGTTTATCACCCCTGGGCCATGCTGCCGGGACGGAGATGGGTCCAGGTGCCACGGGAAGGGGCAAAGGTGCTGGGTTTTGCTCCCTCGCTGGGCTGCAGTGGGGCTGGCCAGTGTGGCAGGGGAACAGCGGGGACACAGGGGTCCAGCCAGGGACATGCGTCCAGTCGGGATGTAACGTGGCCCATTGTGTCTGCCCTGCACGAGTccagctctgcctccctccATCCCGCTGgctgggggcaatgggggagtccagccctgcagcccgCTGCTCCCGCCTTCCCCCTGTTCTGGTTAAGGCAGGCGGTTTCACCAagctctgctccctgccaggGAGGGATTTGAGCCACGGAGAGACCATGGGAAGGGCCAAGCAgggctctgctgagctgggctcctGGTGTGTGGTTGCTCAGCACCAGCACTGGTGAGGTTTGTGGACACACGACAGCCCAATCTGGGCCCTTTTCTGCCATGCTGGGTGCCCCAATATTGGGAAACCCCAAATTCACTGGGAAGGGCAGTGAAACCCTCCTCCGGGTGCCCCCACAGAaatccagaatgtgaggggttggaagggccctggaaagctcatccagtgcaatccccccatggagcaggaacacccagatgaggttacacaggaaggtgtccaggcgggttggaatgtctgcacagaaggagactccacaaccacctgggcagcctgggccaggctctgccaccctcaccgggaagaagtttcttctcaaatttaaatggaacctcctgtgttccagtttgaacctatTGCcatttgtcctatcactggttgtcaccagaagagcctggctccatcctcctgacactccccctttccatattgatccccatgaacgAGTCCCCCCTCAgactcc
Encoded here:
- the EIF1 gene encoding eukaryotic translation initiation factor 1, coding for MSAIQNLQPFDPFADASKGDDLLPAGTEDYIHIRIQQRNGRKTLTTVQGIADDYDKKKLVKAFKKKFACNGTVIEHPEYGEVIQLQGDQRKNICQFLVEIGLAKDDQLKVHGF